A region of Pyxidicoccus parkwaysis DNA encodes the following proteins:
- a CDS encoding acyl-CoA dehydrogenase family protein, with product MLFTEEHQKLRATIARFIDEEINPHVDAWEEAEIFPAREVFKKMGALGLLGITKPTEHGGSGLDYSYSVAFAEELGHCNCGAIPMAIGVQTDMATPALARYGSEELKREFLAPTIQGELIASIGVSEPGAGSDVAGLKTTAVKDGDDYVINGSKMWITNGMQSDWICLLANTSDDKPHVNKSLIVVPMKTRGVTRAKKLKKIGMWASDTAQLFFEDVRVPQRYLIGEEGMGFMMQMQQFQEERLFGSASTLKALDRAVQQTIDYTRERNAFGMSILDNQSVHFKLAELQSEIESLRALVYRTCEMYIANPDDMETVKLASMCKLKAGRLSRVVTDACLQYWGGMGYTWDNPVSRNFRDSRLISIGGGADEVMLGIICKLMGILPRKKKTS from the coding sequence ATGCTCTTCACGGAAGAACACCAGAAGCTCCGCGCCACCATTGCCCGCTTCATCGACGAGGAGATCAACCCACACGTCGATGCCTGGGAGGAGGCGGAGATCTTCCCGGCACGGGAGGTCTTCAAGAAGATGGGCGCACTGGGGCTGCTCGGCATCACCAAGCCCACCGAGCACGGCGGCTCCGGGCTGGACTATTCCTACTCGGTCGCGTTCGCCGAGGAGCTCGGCCACTGCAACTGCGGCGCAATCCCCATGGCCATCGGCGTCCAGACGGACATGGCCACGCCGGCGCTGGCCCGCTATGGCTCCGAGGAGCTGAAGCGAGAGTTCCTGGCCCCCACCATCCAGGGTGAGCTCATCGCGTCGATTGGCGTCAGCGAGCCAGGCGCGGGCTCCGACGTGGCCGGGTTGAAGACCACCGCGGTGAAGGACGGCGACGACTACGTCATCAACGGCAGCAAGATGTGGATCACCAACGGCATGCAGTCCGACTGGATCTGCCTGCTCGCGAACACCAGCGACGACAAGCCGCACGTGAACAAGTCGCTCATCGTGGTCCCCATGAAGACCAGGGGCGTCACCCGGGCGAAGAAGCTCAAGAAGATTGGCATGTGGGCCTCGGACACGGCCCAGCTCTTCTTCGAAGACGTCCGCGTCCCCCAGCGCTACCTCATTGGCGAGGAGGGCATGGGCTTCATGATGCAGATGCAGCAGTTCCAGGAGGAGCGACTCTTCGGCTCGGCGAGCACCTTGAAGGCCCTGGACCGGGCGGTGCAGCAGACCATCGACTACACGCGCGAGCGGAACGCCTTCGGCATGTCGATCCTCGACAACCAGTCCGTCCACTTCAAGCTCGCCGAGTTGCAGAGCGAAATCGAGTCGCTCCGCGCCCTCGTCTACCGCACGTGCGAGATGTACATCGCGAACCCGGATGACATGGAGACCGTCAAGCTGGCCTCCATGTGCAAGCTCAAGGCGGGCCGGCTCTCGCGCGTCGTCACCGATGCATGCCTCCAGTACTGGGGAGGCATGGGCTACACCTGGGACAACCCCGTCTCGCGCAACTTCCGCGACAGCCGGCTGATCTCCATCGGCGGCGGTGCGGACGAGGTGATGCTCGGCATCATCTGCAAGCTGATGGGCATCCTCCCCCGCAAGAAGAAGACCTCCTGA
- a CDS encoding DoxX family protein: MPPRDSVRFVESPHRFALRVIAGVVFVFLGEVKFFASIHLGTDAVVLPRGPEGFAIYLGAIGVPFPLFNAYLVCWVEMVCGIFLMLAAFLPRSTSVHITRLTALPLMVDMLVAFFTVGLPNALGHPVRVNHIAVTTQVWRLPLELALLLITFYLMLNPIPRFQVAASGEPAT; the protein is encoded by the coding sequence ATGCCCCCACGTGATTCTGTCCGCTTCGTGGAGTCCCCGCACCGGTTTGCCCTGCGAGTCATTGCAGGCGTGGTGTTTGTTTTTCTGGGCGAGGTGAAGTTCTTCGCATCCATCCACCTGGGGACTGACGCGGTCGTCCTGCCTCGGGGGCCGGAAGGCTTCGCGATCTACCTCGGCGCCATCGGCGTGCCATTTCCGCTCTTCAATGCCTATCTCGTCTGTTGGGTCGAGATGGTCTGCGGCATCTTCCTGATGTTGGCCGCCTTCCTGCCGCGCTCCACGTCCGTGCACATCACCCGCCTGACAGCCCTGCCTCTCATGGTGGACATGCTGGTGGCCTTCTTCACCGTGGGCCTGCCCAATGCGCTCGGCCACCCGGTGCGCGTGAATCACATCGCCGTCACGACCCAGGTCTGGCGGCTGCCGCTGGAGTTGGCACTGCTGTTGATAACCTTCTACCTGATGCTCAATCCGATACCCCGCTTCCAGGTGGCAGCCTCCGGAGAGCCCGCCACCTGA
- a CDS encoding FAD-binding protein, with protein MTSRTLSRRAMLQGALVAVAFNPVSQSWASTLEPGAVPLPPLDGELRMDAASRTSASEDFGHIIHRTPWAVLVPGSVDDIVRMVRFAGRQNLKIAAARGLGESHSTFGQSQVQAGIVIDMSALSTIHEVREDSAWVDAGVRWHELLAATLPSGKSPPVLTDYIELSIGGTLSAGGIGGQAFRWGLQVDNVLEMDVVTGKGELVRCSRSRERPLFDAVRSGLGQFGIIVRARVKLVPVPASARTYTALYDDLHRFMEDQRRLIDEGRFDYVEGFALPSNGSWSYQLEVVKYFNPGAEPDDAKLLAGLGFQPGTLQVKDSSYFDFVNRLAPLVELLKQLGVWFFPHPWLDMFVPARAAEAFVQEVLAQTTEADMGQGPILLYPIRSSELTTPFLRTPNDRHVYLFSLLRTAIPPTPENVAALVQKNRAIFERLTAIGGKIYPVDAVPMSPTDWRRHFHPFWERFEQAKQRYDPNHVLTPGQGIF; from the coding sequence ATGACGAGTCGAACCCTCTCCCGGCGAGCGATGCTCCAGGGAGCGTTGGTGGCTGTGGCGTTCAACCCCGTGAGCCAGAGCTGGGCGTCCACGCTGGAGCCCGGCGCGGTGCCCCTGCCCCCGCTAGACGGTGAGCTGCGGATGGACGCGGCGTCGCGCACCTCGGCTTCGGAGGACTTCGGTCACATCATCCACCGTACGCCATGGGCCGTCCTCGTCCCCGGCTCGGTTGACGACATCGTGCGCATGGTCCGCTTCGCGGGCCGCCAGAACCTGAAGATCGCCGCCGCGCGTGGCCTCGGCGAGAGCCACAGCACCTTCGGCCAGTCCCAGGTGCAGGCGGGCATCGTCATCGACATGTCCGCGTTGTCGACCATCCACGAGGTCCGCGAGGACAGCGCCTGGGTGGACGCGGGCGTCCGGTGGCACGAGCTCCTCGCGGCCACCCTCCCCTCCGGAAAGAGCCCACCGGTCCTCACCGACTACATCGAGCTGAGCATCGGTGGAACGCTGTCGGCCGGAGGCATCGGCGGGCAGGCGTTCCGCTGGGGCCTCCAGGTGGACAACGTGCTGGAAATGGACGTCGTCACGGGTAAGGGTGAGCTCGTGCGGTGCTCACGCTCGCGCGAGCGGCCGCTGTTCGACGCCGTGCGCTCGGGGCTGGGCCAGTTCGGCATCATCGTGCGCGCCCGGGTAAAGCTCGTCCCGGTGCCCGCCAGCGCGCGGACCTATACCGCGCTGTACGACGACCTCCACCGCTTCATGGAGGACCAGCGGCGGCTCATCGACGAGGGCCGCTTCGACTACGTGGAAGGCTTCGCCCTCCCCTCCAATGGCAGCTGGTCCTATCAGCTCGAGGTGGTGAAGTACTTCAACCCTGGCGCGGAGCCGGACGACGCGAAGCTGCTCGCGGGGCTCGGCTTCCAGCCTGGGACGCTCCAGGTGAAGGACAGCAGCTACTTCGACTTCGTCAACCGACTCGCACCGCTGGTGGAGCTGCTCAAGCAGCTCGGCGTCTGGTTCTTCCCCCACCCGTGGCTGGACATGTTCGTTCCCGCCCGCGCCGCGGAGGCGTTCGTGCAGGAAGTGCTCGCACAGACGACCGAGGCCGACATGGGACAGGGGCCCATCCTCCTCTACCCCATCCGCTCCTCGGAGCTGACCACGCCCTTCCTGCGCACGCCCAATGACAGGCACGTCTACCTCTTCTCGCTGCTGCGCACCGCCATTCCGCCGACGCCGGAGAACGTGGCCGCCCTCGTGCAGAAAAACCGCGCCATCTTCGAGCGGCTCACCGCCATTGGCGGGAAGATCTACCCGGTCGATGCCGTGCCCATGAGCCCCACCGACTGGCGCCGCCACTTCCACCCCTTCTGGGAGCGCTTCGAGCAGGCGAAGCAGCGCTACGACCCGAACCACGTCCTCACTCCGGGCCAGGGCATCTTCTGA
- a CDS encoding carboxypeptidase regulatory-like domain-containing protein: MALRFMRGALWLLPLALMTVAHAGAPPARGSRVIEGVAVASMGPLASVKVRAAHGARVVTTRTDAHGHFVLRGLSDGWWTLTASQGSEVGEVQVAPAAGDPSFVVLELGLPRTVRGVVRSDSGLPVLGARVEAGLQGVDGLRNPREYRTASKGRFELAVPGFSPIAVQVSAPGYISQRVTEASATGEWDVVLESAVELHGVVTDSHGTPVRGVRVRLKRYGRTSFPAASSGQDALTTTTDGDGTFAIGGLERGRYTFLLQPREHAALSGDVEVPTGEVRWTLPEGVRVSTTVTGPRGTPVPASVSFSGPLADPDFFPSVRTIETRAVGGTAVDGLVPGDYWVSASLRSGEEERSTSRKVRVSTSEEVLSLDFRGPHRLRGSVVDARGRPVRGVRVSLRHGEEEQADFSVMRRSVNGPFAFDSLPEGELTVVASKDGCELLSTTVRVPTSAPLRLVLKRQRSVPVSGRVVDERGRPIRSFRVNGTSKRHAAGRFSAPVSPGSDAVVLRISADGFAPRLLTVDPRQPASRKLGAIRLGSGRTLTGRVETPEGWELAGVTVRCRWPGAQTSRDPSACHGETFPDGSLYLSHVPAEPVLLELDHPDWPLTRLLMPEGVTQARVRLPQGLTVRGTVKDARGLPLEDGDVRVEVQGEAHLAPIRPDGTYVIRVSPGRGSIQVVNPHGEPAAFEGTEGQTARVDLRVQSDS; encoded by the coding sequence ATGGCCCTTCGATTCATGCGCGGTGCGCTCTGGCTTCTTCCCCTGGCGCTCATGACGGTGGCCCATGCGGGCGCGCCGCCCGCACGCGGCTCCCGCGTCATCGAGGGCGTCGCTGTCGCGAGCATGGGGCCGCTGGCTTCGGTGAAGGTCCGCGCGGCTCATGGAGCGCGCGTGGTCACCACCAGGACCGATGCGCACGGCCACTTCGTGCTCCGCGGCCTATCCGACGGTTGGTGGACCCTGACTGCCTCCCAAGGCTCGGAGGTGGGTGAGGTCCAGGTCGCGCCAGCGGCCGGAGACCCGTCCTTCGTGGTGCTGGAGCTGGGCCTGCCCAGAACCGTACGCGGTGTCGTGCGCTCCGATTCGGGCCTGCCCGTTCTCGGAGCGCGGGTCGAGGCGGGCCTTCAAGGCGTGGACGGCCTTCGGAACCCCCGCGAGTACCGGACCGCCAGCAAGGGACGGTTCGAGCTCGCGGTGCCAGGGTTCTCTCCCATCGCGGTCCAGGTGAGCGCTCCGGGGTACATCTCCCAGAGAGTCACCGAGGCGTCGGCCACCGGAGAGTGGGACGTGGTGCTCGAAAGCGCGGTGGAACTGCACGGCGTGGTGACCGACAGCCATGGCACGCCGGTGAGGGGCGTCCGGGTCCGTCTCAAGCGGTACGGGCGGACGTCGTTCCCTGCAGCCTCCTCTGGCCAGGATGCGCTCACCACCACGACCGACGGCGACGGGACCTTCGCCATCGGCGGCCTTGAGCGTGGCCGATACACGTTCCTGCTCCAGCCGAGAGAGCACGCCGCTCTCTCCGGCGATGTGGAGGTCCCCACCGGCGAAGTCCGCTGGACGCTCCCGGAGGGCGTCCGCGTCTCCACCACCGTCACCGGTCCGCGCGGTACGCCCGTGCCTGCCTCTGTCTCATTCTCGGGGCCGCTGGCGGACCCGGACTTCTTCCCCTCGGTGCGGACCATCGAGACCCGCGCCGTGGGCGGCACGGCTGTCGATGGCCTTGTCCCCGGGGACTATTGGGTGTCGGCGAGCCTGCGGTCCGGTGAGGAAGAGCGGTCCACGTCACGCAAGGTCCGGGTCTCCACCAGCGAAGAGGTCCTCTCGTTGGACTTTCGCGGCCCCCACCGGCTCCGTGGCAGCGTCGTCGACGCGCGAGGGCGCCCCGTGCGAGGTGTGCGCGTTTCACTCCGCCACGGAGAAGAGGAGCAGGCGGACTTCTCGGTGATGCGCCGGAGCGTCAATGGCCCCTTTGCCTTCGACAGCCTTCCCGAAGGTGAGCTGACGGTGGTGGCCTCGAAGGATGGTTGCGAGCTCCTCTCCACCACGGTCCGCGTCCCCACTTCGGCACCGCTTCGCCTCGTGCTGAAGCGGCAGCGGAGTGTCCCTGTCTCCGGCCGCGTGGTGGATGAGCGCGGCCGACCCATCCGCTCGTTCCGCGTGAATGGGACTTCGAAGCGGCACGCGGCGGGCCGCTTCTCCGCGCCGGTGTCGCCGGGTTCGGATGCGGTGGTGCTTCGCATCTCCGCCGATGGCTTCGCGCCCAGGCTGCTGACTGTCGACCCGCGCCAGCCGGCGTCGCGGAAGCTGGGGGCCATTCGGCTCGGCTCCGGAAGGACGCTCACCGGGCGCGTTGAGACTCCGGAAGGCTGGGAGCTTGCCGGAGTGACGGTCCGGTGCCGGTGGCCCGGTGCGCAGACATCGCGAGACCCGAGTGCCTGCCACGGCGAGACGTTTCCTGATGGGAGCCTCTACCTTTCCCATGTGCCGGCGGAGCCGGTCCTGCTCGAGCTCGACCACCCGGATTGGCCACTGACGCGGCTCCTCATGCCCGAGGGCGTCACGCAGGCGCGGGTGCGGCTGCCCCAGGGGCTGACGGTGCGGGGCACCGTCAAGGACGCGCGCGGGCTTCCGCTGGAGGACGGCGACGTGCGCGTGGAGGTGCAGGGAGAGGCGCACCTGGCACCCATCCGCCCCGATGGGACGTATGTCATCCGGGTATCGCCCGGGCGCGGCTCCATCCAGGTCGTCAACCCGCACGGCGAGCCGGCGGCATTCGAGGGCACGGAAGGACAGACTGCCCGGGTGGACCTGCGGGTACAGAGCGACTCTTGA
- a CDS encoding N-acetylmuramoyl-L-alanine amidase — protein MKRQGIVVLAASLALTQACGLDEQPPPQASAVSNVPSDATRTEDSAREDASFDALFNEAGEEFDVPPALLKSIAFVQTRYQMVEGTEEFEGRPAVFGMMALTRAQLEEGAKLAGVTAEQARTEARSHVRAAAALLSRHATAMKVDRTQAAKWAPAVAEVSGIQDEAGRRSFVRDEVFRVARLGVGTLSKEWAASGQGLAEEALGQKAQALAGPDYAPAVWRPSPNFNSRPMGVRMVIIHTCESSYSGCWSWLTNPSSEVSAHYVVREDGGEISQLVRDGSRAWHIGATYQCSNNSGAECGLNGRSANDFTIGIEHGGYASTVNWPVGQIDASARLLCDITRDHGIPRDSYHVVGHGRLQPYDRTDPGANWPWRDYLNRANSYCGTGCVLMGDIKAKYNAVNGPVLLGACQVGEWATPDGVGRFNHFERGSIYWTPTLGAHVVLGAIRGRWEQLSWERGVLGYPITDELTTPDGRGRYNHFEHGSIYWTPELGAWEVHGDIRAKWEQLGWERSQLGYPKTGELTTPDTTGRYNHFENGSIYWTPTTGAHEVRGLIHAKWSELGWETSYLGYPVTDEQGAPDGVGRLNHFQKGSIYFTPATGAHAVVGDINARWVSLSREAGLLGYPLTDETKTPDRVGRFNHFQNGSIYWTPTTGAHEVHGPIRAKWESLGWERSPLGYPVRDEYAVTGGRESEFQGGFITLNTATNTVTVRMK, from the coding sequence ATGAAGAGGCAAGGAATTGTCGTGCTCGCCGCCTCGCTGGCGTTGACGCAGGCGTGTGGCCTGGACGAACAGCCGCCGCCGCAGGCCTCCGCGGTCTCCAACGTGCCGAGCGACGCGACACGGACGGAGGACTCCGCCCGCGAGGATGCGTCCTTCGATGCGCTCTTCAATGAGGCCGGCGAGGAGTTCGATGTGCCGCCCGCGCTCCTCAAGTCCATCGCCTTCGTGCAGACGCGCTACCAGATGGTGGAGGGCACCGAGGAGTTCGAGGGTCGCCCGGCGGTCTTCGGAATGATGGCGCTCACCAGAGCGCAGCTCGAGGAGGGCGCGAAGCTGGCCGGCGTCACGGCGGAGCAGGCGAGGACTGAAGCGCGCTCCCATGTCCGTGCGGCGGCGGCGCTGCTGTCACGTCACGCGACTGCGATGAAGGTCGACCGGACGCAGGCCGCGAAGTGGGCACCCGCCGTGGCCGAGGTGTCCGGCATCCAGGACGAAGCCGGCCGCCGCAGCTTCGTCCGCGACGAGGTCTTCCGCGTGGCTCGCCTGGGAGTCGGGACGCTCTCGAAGGAGTGGGCCGCGAGTGGACAGGGCCTGGCCGAAGAGGCGCTGGGGCAGAAGGCCCAGGCGCTCGCGGGTCCTGACTACGCCCCGGCCGTGTGGCGACCCTCGCCCAACTTCAACTCCCGACCCATGGGCGTGAGGATGGTCATCATCCACACCTGTGAGAGCAGCTACTCGGGGTGCTGGAGCTGGCTGACCAATCCCAGCTCTGAGGTGAGCGCGCACTACGTGGTGCGTGAGGACGGAGGCGAAATCAGCCAGCTCGTGCGCGATGGGAGCCGGGCCTGGCACATCGGCGCCACCTACCAGTGCAGCAACAACAGCGGGGCGGAGTGCGGGCTGAACGGGCGAAGCGCCAATGACTTCACCATCGGCATCGAGCATGGCGGGTATGCGTCGACGGTGAACTGGCCGGTGGGGCAGATCGACGCCTCGGCCCGGTTGTTGTGCGACATCACGCGTGACCACGGCATTCCCCGCGACAGCTACCACGTGGTGGGGCACGGCCGGCTCCAGCCGTACGACCGCACGGACCCCGGAGCCAACTGGCCCTGGCGGGACTACCTCAATCGGGCCAATTCCTACTGCGGCACGGGCTGCGTGCTGATGGGGGACATCAAGGCGAAGTACAACGCGGTCAACGGCCCCGTGCTGCTCGGGGCATGCCAGGTCGGTGAGTGGGCCACGCCGGATGGGGTGGGTCGCTTCAATCACTTCGAGCGAGGCAGCATCTACTGGACGCCGACGCTGGGCGCGCATGTTGTGCTGGGCGCCATCCGTGGCCGGTGGGAGCAGCTGAGCTGGGAGCGGGGCGTGCTGGGCTACCCAATCACTGACGAGCTGACGACGCCGGATGGCCGCGGCCGATACAACCACTTCGAGCACGGCAGCATCTACTGGACGCCGGAGCTGGGAGCGTGGGAGGTGCACGGGGACATCCGCGCGAAGTGGGAGCAGCTGGGCTGGGAGCGCAGCCAACTGGGCTACCCGAAGACGGGAGAGCTGACGACGCCGGACACGACGGGCCGCTACAACCACTTCGAGAATGGAAGCATCTACTGGACGCCCACGACGGGAGCGCACGAGGTGCGGGGCCTCATCCACGCGAAGTGGTCGGAGCTGGGATGGGAGACGAGCTACCTGGGCTACCCGGTGACGGACGAGCAGGGAGCGCCGGATGGAGTGGGGCGCCTCAATCACTTCCAGAAGGGAAGCATCTACTTCACGCCCGCGACGGGTGCGCATGCGGTGGTTGGCGATATCAATGCCAGATGGGTGTCATTGAGCCGGGAGGCGGGGTTGCTGGGCTACCCGCTGACGGATGAGACGAAGACGCCGGATAGAGTCGGGCGCTTCAATCACTTCCAGAATGGAAGCATCTACTGGACGCCCACGACGGGAGCGCACGAGGTGCATGGCCCGATTCGAGCGAAGTGGGAGTCATTGGGCTGGGAGCGCAGCCCGCTGGGCTACCCGGTGCGGGACGAGTACGCCGTCACCGGTGGGCGCGAGAGCGAGTTCCAGGGCGGCTTCATCACGCTCAACACCGCCACCAACACCGTCACGGTGCGCATGAAGTAG
- a CDS encoding amidohydrolase family protein: protein MPEETGASHRRYLIRGGAVLSMDPSVGDFAQGDVLIEGKKILAVGPRLHAPGAAVIDATGMIVMPGFVDTHHHQYQTPLRNLLANGLLFNDGLPHGQTNYLDYIHTTITPVFRPKDAYIAELVSSLSQLDAGVTTVVDTSQVGHSPEHSDAVIAGLQEAGRRAVFVYSPGVGPRSIFPNDLHRLRNRYFSSNDQLLTLAMGGEVFDPAFRTLWAIARQNGLHIVSHLVGSLGQETLVEQLDSEGLLGPDIEFIHASRLSEGSWKAIADSGVTVSLAPPIEMTMRHGLPPIQSALDHGVQPALSVDVECTMTADFFTQMRTVFTLQRALINERALNGETNLPELLTTRDVIRFATVEGARVARLSHKVGSLTPGKEADLILLRADAINVAPLNNVPGAVVTLMERSNVDTVIVAGRIRKWRGALVGVNWPQLRATLEASRDYIFQAVGIRRELF from the coding sequence ATGCCAGAGGAGACCGGCGCGTCGCACCGGCGCTACCTCATCAGGGGCGGCGCGGTCCTCAGCATGGACCCGAGTGTCGGAGACTTCGCCCAGGGCGACGTGCTCATCGAGGGCAAGAAGATTCTCGCGGTCGGCCCCCGCCTGCACGCTCCGGGGGCTGCGGTCATCGACGCCACCGGCATGATTGTCATGCCGGGCTTCGTCGACACCCACCACCACCAGTATCAGACGCCGCTGCGGAATCTCCTGGCCAACGGGCTGCTGTTCAACGACGGGCTGCCGCATGGCCAGACGAACTACCTCGACTACATCCACACCACGATTACGCCGGTCTTCAGGCCGAAGGACGCATACATCGCCGAGCTCGTCTCTTCGCTCAGCCAGTTGGACGCCGGTGTAACCACAGTCGTCGACACGTCTCAGGTGGGCCATTCTCCGGAGCACAGCGATGCCGTCATCGCGGGGCTTCAGGAAGCGGGCCGTCGCGCGGTCTTCGTGTACTCACCGGGCGTGGGTCCCCGGAGCATCTTCCCGAATGACCTCCATCGCCTCCGGAACCGCTACTTCTCCTCGAACGATCAGCTCCTGACGCTGGCCATGGGCGGAGAGGTGTTCGATCCCGCCTTCCGTACCTTGTGGGCGATCGCGCGCCAGAATGGGCTGCACATCGTCTCCCACCTCGTCGGCAGCCTCGGCCAGGAGACGCTCGTGGAGCAGCTCGACAGCGAGGGCCTGCTCGGACCTGACATCGAGTTCATCCACGCCAGCCGACTCTCGGAGGGCTCCTGGAAGGCGATTGCCGATTCGGGCGTCACCGTCTCGCTGGCGCCCCCCATCGAGATGACCATGCGGCACGGCCTGCCGCCGATTCAGTCCGCGCTCGATCACGGCGTCCAGCCCGCGCTCAGCGTCGACGTCGAGTGCACGATGACCGCGGACTTCTTCACCCAGATGCGGACCGTCTTCACGCTCCAGCGGGCGCTCATCAACGAGCGCGCGCTCAACGGGGAGACGAACCTGCCCGAGCTCCTCACGACCCGCGACGTCATCCGCTTCGCCACGGTCGAGGGGGCCCGCGTCGCCCGCCTCTCCCACAAGGTCGGCTCGCTGACTCCGGGCAAGGAGGCCGACCTCATCCTCCTGCGGGCGGATGCCATCAACGTGGCCCCGCTCAACAACGTGCCGGGAGCCGTCGTGACGTTGATGGAGCGCAGCAACGTGGACACGGTCATCGTCGCGGGACGCATCCGGAAGTGGCGAGGAGCCCTGGTCGGCGTGAACTGGCCCCAGCTCCGGGCCACCCTCGAGGCGTCCAGGGACTACATCTTCCAGGCCGTGGGCATCCGGCGAGAGCTCTTCTGA
- a CDS encoding M36 family metallopeptidase, whose protein sequence is MGALTGPAALAVTQEADEPRNFDARDRYNAQARFGFTVAQQDGITSLRQSVPQLLVETDEANGLVRSLTNPVGALSDARSGDALVIGLDFVQKHRDAFGLGLNDLANLEVTDRVYSKESGITNIYLRQTHKGLPVYNAQLQLNVDRDGRVLGVHSDFLPSIESALAAVEPRVSAAEAVASIAKHLGVSLKTAPQGLKPEPGVARKTRVEVEGLSSEPIDATLAVLPVRRGEARLVWHFQVHTPDQQHDFDVTVDAQTGEVWTRFDWVASDSYKVYPLPVESPNHTSPLPPSDGRVVVTNPANALASPYGWHDTNGVAGAEYLTPRGNNVHAYEDRDANGAPPASEPSCGATLDCSFTLALTGAPSTYIPAAVTNLFYWNNIIHDVTYQYGFNEAAGNFQVNNYGKGGVGNDDVRAEAQDGSGTNNANFSTPPDGQRPRMQMYVWTAPTPDKDGDLDSGIVIHEFGHGISNRLVGGPSNVSCLANRQQPGEGISDFFSLWFTARSTDTATMGRGMGTYALDQPTTGAGIRTQRYSTDPAINTWTYASINGMAVPHGVGSVFTQAMWEAYWALVQQWAWNGNLYSATGGAGNQRFMQYFIQGLKNTPCSPTFTQVRDGIIQAATAMNGGADVCTLWRAFAAFGLGTNAVSGGSTSTTPTNGFAVPSGC, encoded by the coding sequence ATGGGAGCCCTCACGGGCCCGGCTGCCCTTGCCGTAACGCAGGAGGCCGACGAGCCTCGCAACTTCGATGCGCGTGACCGGTACAACGCGCAGGCCCGCTTCGGCTTCACCGTAGCGCAGCAGGACGGCATCACCTCGCTGCGCCAGAGCGTGCCGCAACTGTTGGTGGAGACGGACGAGGCCAATGGCCTGGTGCGCTCGCTCACCAATCCCGTGGGCGCGCTGTCCGACGCTCGCAGCGGTGATGCGTTGGTCATCGGCCTGGACTTCGTCCAGAAGCACCGCGACGCGTTTGGCCTGGGGCTGAACGACCTGGCCAACCTGGAGGTGACCGACCGCGTCTATTCGAAGGAGAGCGGCATCACCAACATCTACCTTCGACAGACGCACAAGGGTCTGCCCGTCTACAACGCGCAATTGCAGCTCAACGTGGACCGTGACGGGCGCGTGCTCGGCGTGCACAGCGACTTCCTGCCCTCCATCGAGTCGGCCCTGGCCGCCGTGGAGCCGCGTGTGAGCGCCGCCGAGGCGGTGGCGAGCATCGCGAAGCACCTGGGCGTATCGCTCAAGACCGCGCCCCAGGGGCTGAAGCCGGAGCCCGGTGTGGCGCGGAAGACGCGCGTGGAGGTGGAGGGCCTGTCGAGCGAGCCCATCGACGCGACGCTGGCGGTGTTGCCCGTTCGCCGGGGCGAGGCCCGCCTCGTGTGGCACTTCCAGGTCCATACCCCGGACCAGCAGCACGACTTCGACGTGACGGTGGACGCGCAGACGGGCGAGGTCTGGACGCGCTTCGACTGGGTGGCCTCCGATTCCTACAAGGTCTACCCGCTGCCGGTGGAGAGCCCCAACCACACCTCGCCGCTGCCGCCCTCGGACGGCCGGGTGGTGGTCACCAACCCCGCCAACGCGCTGGCCTCGCCCTACGGCTGGCATGACACCAACGGCGTCGCCGGGGCCGAGTACCTCACTCCCCGCGGCAACAACGTCCACGCCTACGAGGACCGGGACGCCAACGGCGCTCCGCCCGCGTCCGAGCCGAGCTGCGGCGCGACGCTCGACTGCAGCTTCACCCTCGCCCTCACCGGCGCGCCGTCCACGTACATCCCGGCGGCCGTCACCAACCTGTTCTACTGGAACAACATCATTCACGACGTCACGTACCAGTACGGGTTCAACGAGGCGGCCGGCAACTTCCAGGTGAACAACTACGGCAAGGGCGGCGTGGGCAACGACGACGTGCGCGCCGAGGCGCAGGACGGCAGCGGCACCAACAACGCCAACTTCTCCACCCCGCCGGACGGCCAGCGCCCGCGCATGCAGATGTACGTCTGGACGGCGCCCACGCCGGACAAGGACGGAGACCTGGACTCGGGCATCGTCATCCACGAGTTCGGCCATGGCATCTCCAACCGACTGGTGGGCGGCCCCAGCAACGTGTCGTGCCTCGCCAACCGGCAGCAGCCGGGCGAGGGCATCAGCGACTTCTTCTCGCTCTGGTTCACGGCGCGCTCGACGGACACGGCCACCATGGGCCGCGGCATGGGCACCTACGCGCTGGACCAGCCCACCACGGGCGCGGGCATCCGCACCCAGCGCTACAGCACGGACCCGGCCATCAACACGTGGACGTACGCCAGCATCAACGGCATGGCCGTGCCGCACGGCGTGGGCTCGGTGTTCACCCAGGCGATGTGGGAGGCGTACTGGGCGCTCGTGCAGCAGTGGGCGTGGAACGGCAACCTCTACAGCGCCACGGGCGGCGCGGGTAACCAGCGCTTCATGCAGTACTTCATCCAGGGCCTGAAGAACACGCCGTGCAGCCCCACCTTCACCCAGGTGCGTGACGGCATCATCCAGGCCGCCACCGCCATGAACGGCGGCGCGGACGTGTGCACCCTGTGGAGGGCGTTCGCCGCCTTCGGCCTCGGCACCAACGCCGTCTCCGGCGGCTCCACCAGCACCACACCGACCAACGGCTTCGCGGTGCCCAGCGGCTGCTGA